From one Humulus lupulus chromosome 8, drHumLupu1.1, whole genome shotgun sequence genomic stretch:
- the LOC133795881 gene encoding uncharacterized protein LOC133795881 produces the protein MCDIKFNGCFFTWNNKQDRQDRVYAKLDRAIANQSWLDSYTTAEVTFFPEGEFDHCPCLLSVYPEIKVAKKPFRFLNLWCEHEEFQLRIAEVWAKEFTGTEMFVVVQKLKAVKSMLKDFNKHIIGDVAVQYHQSLQDLQLIQEKLHKDPLNEMLVAKEVETRQLLKVAAKNYNSFFAQKEKIGWIKEGDDNTKLFHRSIKMKREQSKVYAIRTEQGTWVDDYEKVTEAFVEFYKKLLGGEMVNREKVNKKVVQEGPILSETQRIFLIRPYGEEEVKEAIFSIPDGKAPGPDGSNSAFFKQTWSVVGEDVTKAILSFLNSGALLKEINVTTLTLVPKVKCPNLVVDFRPIACCNVLYKAATKMICTRLRLVLPSIISQNQGGFIHGRFIAHNIMVCQDLVRHYGRKNCKPSCMIKMDLKKAYDTIDWDFIEEMLVALGFSTEFVKLIMVCIQTPKFSVLFNGSLHGFFRSRRGLRQGDPLSPLIFVLGMEYLSRILAKVAKKPEFTFQHRCLELKLTHLCFADD, from the coding sequence atgtgtGATATAAAATTTAATGGCTGCTTCTTCACCTGGAACAACAAACAAGACAGGCAGGATCGAGTATATGCTAAGCTTGATAGAGCAATTGCAAACCAAAGCTGGCTGGATTCTTACACAACAGCTGAGGTAACTTTCTTTCCAGAAGGAGAATTCGATCACTGTCCCTGTCTTCTTTCTGTTTATCCTGAGATCAAAGTTGCAAAGAAGCCTTTTCGGTTTTTAAACCTGTGGTGTGAGCATGAAGAATTTCAGTTACGAATAGCTGAAGTGTGGGCAAAGGAATTTACAGGTACAGAGATGTTTGTAGTTGTTCAAAAGTTGAAAGCTGTGAAAAGTATGCTAAAAGACTTCAATAAACATATTATTGGAGATGTGGCTGTTCAGTATCATCAATCCTTGCAAGATTTGCAATTGATTCAAGAGAAGCTGCACAAAGATCCTTTAAATGAGATGCTAGTTGCTAAAGAAGTGGAGACCCGGCAATTACTCAAAGTGGCAGCAAAGAATTATAATTCTTTTTTTGCTCAAAAAGAAAAAATTGGGTGGATTAAGGAGGGTGATGATAATACAAAGTTGTTTCATAGAAGTATTAAAATGAAAAGAGAGCAGAGTAAAGTGTATGCAATTAGAACTGAGCAAGGTACTTGGGTTGATGATTATGAAAAAGTAACTGAAGCCTTTGTGGAATTCTATAAAAAGCTTCTAGGGGGGGAAATGGTAAATAGAGAAAAAGTGAACAAAAAAGTGGTGCAGGAAGGGCCAATCCTctctgaaacacaaagaatttttCTCATAAGGCCTTATGGAGAAGAGGAAGTCAAAGAAGCAATTTTTTCTATACCAGATGGAAAAGCTCCTGGTCCGGATGGGTCTAATAGTGCCTTTTTTAAACAAACATGGAGTGTTGTAGGGGAAGATGTCACTAAGGCCATCCTTTCATTTCTAAACTCAGGGGCCTTGCTGAAAGAGATTAACGTCACAACTCTGACTCTGGTGCCGAAAGTTAAATGTCCGAATTTAGTGGTCGACTTTCGGCCAATTGCTTGCTGTAATGTTCTATATAAAGCAGCCACAAAGATGATATGTACTCGGCTTCGTCTTGTCTTACCAAGTATAATTTCTCAAAATCAAGGTGGATTCATTCATGGGAGGTTTATTGCTCATAATATAATGGTATGTCAAGACTTGGTCAGACATTATGGGAGGAAGAATTGTAAACCATCTTGTATGATTAAGATGGACTTAAAAAAGGCATATGACACTATAGATTGGGACTTCATTGAGGAGATGTTGGTAGCTCTTGGTTTCTCGACTGAGTTTGTGAAGTTGATTATGGTATGTATTCAAACACCTAAATTCTCCGTGCTATTCAATGGCTCTCTTCATGGTTTTTTTCGATCTCGTAGAGGATTAAGACAAGGAGATCCTCTGTCTCCTCTTATTTTTGTTCTCGGGATGGAATACTTGTCTAGAATCCTTGCCAAGGTTGCAAAAAAACCTGAGTTTACTTTTCAACATAGGTGTTTGGAGCTGAAACTTACCCACTTGTGCTTTGCCGATGATTAG